One window of Dendropsophus ebraccatus isolate aDenEbr1 chromosome 13, aDenEbr1.pat, whole genome shotgun sequence genomic DNA carries:
- the GPR135 gene encoding G-protein coupled receptor 135, with protein MELLLPLALLGNLTAPGSGTSAATTAGGRDGSGTAAPATNRSSPEEAVSGGSPLLHGVAVACQALLLLAIFLLSCLGNCAVILVISKHRQLRTVTNAFILSLSLSDFLTALLCLPFSFVLLFSRGGAWLFGDRFCFANGFFNSCFGIVSTLTMTLISLDRYYAIVRQPQEKIGRTRAVQLLVAAWLTALGFSFPWYLLAKEQWVVHKRGYYHCMYVFHSAGSRLGAAYSISLIVLCYLLPFGLMCFCHYNICKAVRLSEIRVRPVTTYAHLLRFYSEMRTATTVLIMIVFIICCWGPYCIMGLVAAAGDYPFTPLMDTVAIWMAWANGAINPLIYAIRNPNISMLLGRNREEGYRTRNIAAYLCTQGQNREFPHLHLKNLPRVLGHWSVNPLSIGGDVKAQITLQIGLSY; from the exons ATGGAGCTGCTACTACCCCTGGCTCTGCTGGGCAACCTGACGGCTCCGGGGAGCGGGACATCAGCCGCAACAACCGCCGGAGGAAGAGACGGCTCCGGTACCGCGGCTCCCGCCACTAACCGCAGCAGCCCGGAGGAGGCCGTGTCCGGGGGGAGCCCGCTGCTGCACGGGGTGGCCGTGGCTTGCCAGGCGCTGCTGCTGCTCGCCATCTTCCTGCTGTCGTGCCTCGGTAACTGCGCCGTCATCCTGGTGATCAGCAAGCACCGGCAGCTCCGCACCGTCACCAACGCCTTCATCCTGTCGCTGTCCCTGTCCGACTTCCTGACCGccctgctctgcctgcccttCTCCTTCGTGCTGCTCTTCTCCCGCGGAGGCGCCTGGCTCTTCGGCGACCGCTTCTGCTTCGCTAACGGCTTCTTCAACTCGTGCTTCGGGATCGTGTCCACCCTGACCATGACCCTCATCTCCCTGGACCGCTACTACGCCATCGTGCGGCAGCCGCAGGAGAAGATCGGCCGCACCCGGGCCGTGCAGCTGCTGGTGGCCGCCTGGCTGACGGCCCTGGGCTTCTCCTTCCCTTGGTACCTGTTGGCCAAGGAGCAATGGGTGGTCCACAAGAGGGGCTACTACCACTGCATGTATGTGTTCCACTCGGCCGGCTCCCGGCTGGGGGCGGCCTACAGCATCTCCCTCATCGTCCTCTGTTACCTCCTGCCCTTCGGCCTCATGTGTTTCTGCCACTACAACATCTGTAAAGCGGTGAGGCTATCGGAGATCCGGGTCCGGCCGGTGACCACCTACGCCCACCTGCTGCGCTTCTACAGCGAGATGAGAACGGCCACCACTGTGCTCATCATGATAGTCTTCATCATCTGCTGCTGGGGACCCTATTGCATCATGGGGCTGGTGGCCGCCGCCGGGGACTACCCCTTCACTCCGCTCATGGATACTGTGGCCATATGGATGGCGTGGGCCAATGGGGCCATCAACCCGCTGATCTATGCTATCCGCAACCCCAATATCTCCATGCTGCTGGGCCGGAATCGGGAGGAGGGCTACAGGACTAGGAACATTGCGGCCTATCTGTGCACGCAGGGTCAGAACAGAGAG TTCCCTCATCTGCACTTGAAGAATTTGCCTCGAGTTCTCGGTCATTGGTCAGTAAACCCTCTAAGCATTGGGGGCGATGTTAAAGCACAAATAACCTTACAGATTGGATTGTCCTATTAA